The following proteins are encoded in a genomic region of Actinomadura sp. NAK00032:
- the pruA gene encoding L-glutamate gamma-semialdehyde dehydrogenase: MDAVTNVPMPVNEPVRGYAPGSAERARLEARLAELTAEAPVDLPMTIGGERRLGAGAKVAVVQPHRHASVLGTFGTATREDARDAIDAALKAAPAWRDMAFDDRAAIFLRAADLLAGPWRETLLAATMLGQSKTVQQAEIDSPCELVDFWRFNVHFARRILAEQPISGAGVWNRSDHRPLEGFVYAITPFNFTAIAANLPTAPALMGNVVVWKPSPTQTYSAVLLMRLLEEAGLPDGVINLVTGDGLAVSDVALQHPELAGIHFTGSTATFRHLWKTVGTNIEKFRSYPRIVGETGGKDFVVAHPSADPAVLKTALVRGAFEYQGQKCSAASRAYIPRSIWDGGFKEELAAEVDGLAMGDVADLSNFMSAVIDERAFAKSKAAIDRAHGDPGVEVVAGGTYDDSVGYFVRPTVLVSGDAENEIFRTEYFGPVLGVHVYEDERYDEMLAQMESVADYALTGAVIANDRAAAAHTAEVLRYAAGNFYINDKPTGAVVGQQPFGGARASGTNDKAGSVFNLLRWTSPRSIKETFVPPTDYRYPHMG; encoded by the coding sequence ATGGACGCCGTGACCAACGTTCCGATGCCGGTCAACGAGCCGGTGCGCGGGTATGCGCCGGGCAGCGCCGAACGGGCCCGGCTGGAGGCGCGGCTCGCCGAGCTGACCGCCGAGGCGCCGGTCGACCTGCCGATGACGATCGGCGGCGAGCGGCGGCTCGGGGCCGGCGCCAAGGTCGCCGTCGTGCAGCCGCACCGGCACGCGTCGGTGCTCGGCACGTTCGGCACCGCGACGCGGGAGGACGCGCGGGACGCGATCGACGCCGCGCTGAAGGCCGCGCCGGCGTGGCGGGACATGGCGTTCGACGACCGCGCCGCGATCTTCCTGCGCGCCGCGGACCTGCTCGCCGGGCCGTGGCGGGAGACGCTGCTGGCCGCGACGATGCTCGGCCAGTCCAAGACCGTCCAGCAGGCGGAGATCGACAGCCCGTGCGAGCTGGTCGACTTCTGGCGGTTCAACGTGCACTTCGCGCGGCGGATCCTCGCCGAGCAGCCGATCAGCGGCGCCGGGGTGTGGAACCGGTCCGACCACCGGCCGCTGGAGGGGTTCGTCTACGCGATCACCCCGTTCAACTTCACCGCGATCGCCGCGAACCTGCCGACCGCGCCCGCGCTCATGGGCAACGTGGTCGTGTGGAAGCCGTCGCCGACGCAGACGTACTCGGCCGTGCTGCTGATGCGGCTGCTGGAGGAGGCCGGGCTGCCGGACGGCGTCATCAACCTCGTGACCGGGGACGGGCTCGCGGTGTCGGACGTCGCGCTCCAGCACCCCGAGCTGGCCGGGATCCACTTCACCGGGTCGACCGCGACGTTCCGGCACCTGTGGAAGACCGTCGGGACCAACATCGAGAAGTTCCGGAGCTACCCGCGGATCGTGGGGGAGACCGGCGGGAAGGACTTCGTCGTCGCCCACCCGTCCGCCGACCCGGCGGTGCTGAAGACCGCGCTCGTGCGGGGGGCCTTCGAGTACCAGGGGCAGAAGTGCTCGGCGGCGTCGCGGGCCTACATCCCGCGGTCGATCTGGGACGGCGGGTTCAAGGAGGAGCTGGCCGCCGAGGTCGACGGGCTCGCCATGGGGGACGTCGCCGACCTGTCCAACTTCATGAGCGCCGTGATCGACGAGCGGGCCTTCGCCAAGAGCAAGGCGGCCATCGACCGGGCGCACGGTGACCCGGGTGTCGAGGTCGTCGCCGGTGGGACCTACGACGACAGTGTCGGGTACTTCGTGCGGCCCACCGTGCTCGTCTCCGGTGATGCTGAGAACGAGATCTTCCGGACCGAGTACTTCGGGCCTGTTCTCGGTGTCCACGTCTACGAGGACGAGCGGTACGACGAGATGCTCGCCCAGATGGAGTCGGTCGCCGACTACGCCCTCACCGGCGCCGTCATCGCGAACGACCGGGCCGCCGCCGCGCACACCGCAGAGGTGCTGCGGTACGCCGCCGGCAACTTCTACATCAACGACAAGCCCACCGGCGCCGTCGTCGGGCAGCAGCCGTTCGGCGGCGCGCGGGCGTCCGGGACCAACGACAAGGCCGGGTCTGTTTTCAACCTGCTGCGGTGGACGTCGCCTCGGTCCATCAAGGAGACGTTCGTTCCGCCGACCGACTACCGGTACCCGCACATGGGCTAG
- a CDS encoding DUF5996 family protein: MPERGEDGNWPRLRLADWTDTRETLHMWTQIVGKIRMAHAPLLNHWWQVTLYVSPRGLTTSSVPYGNGAFDIEFDFVDHALRIRRSTGETRALALTAKPVADFYTNVMNTLNDMGIQTQISATPNEVDPAIPFAEDNQNASYDPDAAHLFWRQLIQADRVLSAFRAHFTGKVSPVHFFWGAMDMACTRFSGREAPVHPGGAPNCPDWVMTEGYSGELSSAGFWPGGGEEGAFYSYAYPEPKGFADHQVPQGAHYDKTLGEYVFPYEAVAASKNPDATAAAFLQATYEAAAENANWDRQSLEQSPTRLNHHKAG, encoded by the coding sequence ATGCCCGAGCGAGGCGAGGACGGGAACTGGCCGCGGCTGCGGCTGGCGGACTGGACCGACACCCGCGAGACGCTGCACATGTGGACGCAGATCGTCGGAAAGATCCGCATGGCGCACGCGCCCCTGCTGAACCACTGGTGGCAGGTCACCCTGTACGTCAGCCCGAGGGGCCTGACCACGTCGTCGGTCCCGTACGGGAACGGCGCCTTCGACATCGAGTTCGACTTCGTAGACCACGCACTCCGCATAAGACGAAGCACAGGCGAGACACGCGCTCTAGCCCTAACCGCAAAACCAGTAGCGGACTTCTACACCAACGTCATGAACACCCTGAACGACATGGGCATCCAGACCCAAATAAGCGCGACCCCGAACGAGGTAGACCCGGCGATCCCGTTCGCCGAGGACAACCAGAACGCGTCCTACGACCCGGACGCGGCACACCTCTTCTGGCGCCAGCTGATCCAGGCCGACCGAGTCCTGAGCGCGTTCCGCGCCCACTTCACCGGCAAGGTGAGCCCGGTGCACTTCTTCTGGGGCGCGATGGACATGGCCTGCACCCGCTTCTCCGGCCGCGAGGCCCCCGTCCACCCCGGCGGCGCCCCGAACTGCCCCGACTGGGTCATGACGGAGGGCTACTCAGGCGAACTGTCCAGCGCCGGCTTCTGGCCGGGCGGAGGCGAGGAGGGCGCCTTCTACTCCTACGCCTACCCAGAACCGAAGGGCTTCGCCGACCACCAGGTCCCCCAAGGCGCCCACTACGACAAGACCCTAGGCGAGTACGTCTTCCCCTACGAGGCAGTAGCGGCTTCAAAGAACCCAGACGCAACAGCAGCAGCCTTCCTACAAGCCACCTACGAGGCAGCAGCAGAAAACGCAAACTGGGACAGACAGTCACTAGAACAATCCCCAACCCGCCTAAACCACCACAAAGCAGGCTAA
- a CDS encoding acyl-CoA synthetase gives MSDSVARARQHSVGDLLHRTARRYPEKVAVVSGELRVTFAEFDVAVNRAAHALAARGVGKGDRVALLSHNCWQYAVIAFATAKLGVVLVPVNFMLNADEVAYIVGHSGASGIIAEDALAPTAEKALALAGVEGGVRGWISLSGASVEDGWEDVDGWWSAGSEVAPDVLVEDDDPLRLMYTSGTESRPKGVMLSSRSLISQYVSCVVDGEMSPDDVEVHTLPMYHCAQLDCFFSVDVYLGATSIILPSPEPGALLETIEREKVTKLFCPPTVWISLLRHPDFDRRDLSSLRKGYYGASPMPVEVLRELLRRLPEVRLWNFYGQTEMAPLATILRPEEQLERAGSAGRAAINVETAVVDDDGNPVGAGEVGEIVHRSPHAALGYYRDEEKTAEAFRNGWFHSGDLGVMTADGYLSVVDRKKDMIKTGGENVASREVEEAIYELDGVAEVAVFGISHPHWIEAVTAVVVPKAGAELSVEDVNAHARERLAPYKRPKYVVLADALPKNPSGKILKRELRDRHAGLGQA, from the coding sequence ATGTCCGACTCTGTGGCTCGTGCTCGGCAGCACTCGGTGGGGGATCTGCTGCATCGGACGGCTCGGCGGTATCCGGAGAAGGTCGCCGTGGTCAGCGGGGAGCTTCGGGTCACGTTCGCGGAGTTCGACGTCGCGGTCAATCGGGCGGCGCACGCGCTCGCGGCGCGGGGGGTCGGTAAGGGGGACCGGGTCGCGCTGCTCAGCCATAACTGCTGGCAGTACGCGGTGATCGCGTTCGCCACGGCCAAGCTCGGCGTGGTGCTCGTGCCCGTCAACTTCATGCTCAACGCCGACGAGGTCGCCTACATCGTCGGGCATTCGGGGGCGTCCGGGATCATCGCGGAGGACGCGCTCGCCCCTACGGCGGAGAAGGCGCTCGCTCTCGCCGGCGTCGAGGGCGGTGTGCGGGGGTGGATTTCGCTCTCCGGTGCCTCGGTGGAGGATGGGTGGGAGGACGTCGACGGGTGGTGGTCGGCCGGGTCCGAAGTGGCGCCGGACGTGCTCGTGGAGGACGACGATCCGCTGCGGCTCATGTACACGTCCGGGACCGAGTCGCGGCCCAAGGGCGTGATGCTGTCCAGCCGCTCGCTGATCTCCCAGTACGTCAGCTGCGTCGTCGACGGCGAGATGAGCCCGGACGACGTCGAGGTGCACACGCTGCCGATGTACCACTGCGCGCAGCTCGACTGCTTCTTCTCGGTCGACGTCTACCTGGGGGCGACGAGCATCATCCTGCCGTCGCCCGAGCCCGGTGCGCTGCTGGAGACGATCGAGCGGGAGAAGGTCACCAAGCTGTTCTGCCCGCCTACCGTGTGGATCTCGCTGCTGCGTCATCCCGACTTCGACCGGCGCGACCTGTCGAGCCTGCGGAAGGGGTACTACGGGGCCTCGCCGATGCCGGTCGAGGTGCTGCGGGAGCTGTTGCGGCGGCTGCCGGAGGTGCGGCTGTGGAACTTCTACGGGCAGACCGAGATGGCGCCGCTGGCGACCATTCTGCGGCCCGAGGAGCAGCTTGAGCGGGCCGGGAGCGCGGGGCGCGCGGCGATCAATGTCGAGACCGCGGTCGTCGACGACGACGGGAATCCCGTCGGGGCGGGAGAGGTCGGCGAGATCGTCCACCGGAGCCCGCACGCGGCCCTCGGGTACTACCGGGACGAGGAGAAGACCGCCGAGGCGTTCCGGAACGGGTGGTTCCATTCGGGTGATCTCGGAGTGATGACGGCGGACGGGTACCTGTCCGTCGTCGATCGCAAGAAGGACATGATCAAGACGGGTGGGGAGAACGTCGCCAGCCGGGAGGTCGAGGAGGCCATCTACGAACTGGACGGCGTGGCCGAGGTCGCCGTCTTCGGCATCAGCCACCCGCACTGGATCGAGGCCGTCACCGCCGTTGTGGTTCCCAAGGCGGGGGCTGAGCTCAGCGTTGAGGACGTCAATGCTCATGCTCGGGAGCGGCTCGCTCCGTACAAGCGGCCCAAGTACGTCGTGCTGGCCGATGCTCTGCCCAAGAACCCCAGTGGCAAGATCCTGAAGCGGGAGCTGCGTGACCGGCATGCCGGTCTGGGGCAGGCCTGA
- a CDS encoding cytochrome P450, translating to MADVYDPFDPGFQADPYPAYARLRDADPVHRHDDPPFWALSRFDDIWAATRDAGTFSSAQGLTFYPDEIGTLGLAPTIVMLDPPRHTVLRRLISHGFTPRRTAALEDLLREFVRSRIALMERRAADGEVPDLHRDFSSPLPTYALAHLLGVPESDRARFDPWVSALTTLQDDGFDLKALKDDAVAAVAEMFEYFTNVIAARRADPSDDLISALTAAEADGERLTDWDILGFCFVMVAGGNDTTGNLISHGVALLDGDHAQRERLAADPSLIPNALMEFLRLESSVQALARTTTRPVVLHGTEIPEGEKVMMLFGSANRDEREFGPSAHELDVTREIPRHLGFSSGVHFCIGSHLAKLQARIALEELLQAHPHTGVDLENAQRIASPFTRGWVSLPATGIGPT from the coding sequence ATGGCGGACGTCTACGACCCGTTCGACCCCGGTTTCCAGGCCGACCCCTACCCCGCCTACGCACGGCTGCGGGACGCGGACCCCGTCCACCGCCACGACGATCCGCCGTTCTGGGCGCTGTCCCGGTTCGACGACATCTGGGCGGCGACGCGGGACGCGGGGACGTTCTCGTCCGCGCAGGGCCTGACGTTCTATCCGGACGAGATCGGCACGCTGGGCCTGGCGCCGACGATCGTGATGCTGGATCCGCCGCGCCACACCGTCCTGCGGCGCCTGATCAGCCACGGCTTCACGCCCCGCCGCACGGCGGCCCTGGAGGATCTCCTCCGCGAGTTCGTCCGCTCCCGGATCGCCCTCATGGAGCGCAGGGCGGCCGACGGCGAGGTCCCGGACCTGCACCGCGACTTCTCCTCGCCCCTGCCCACCTACGCGCTCGCGCACCTGCTGGGCGTCCCGGAGTCCGACCGGGCCCGCTTCGACCCGTGGGTGTCGGCGCTGACGACCCTCCAGGACGACGGCTTCGACCTGAAGGCGCTGAAGGACGACGCGGTCGCCGCCGTAGCGGAGATGTTCGAGTACTTCACGAACGTGATCGCCGCGCGCCGCGCCGACCCGTCCGACGACCTGATAAGCGCGCTGACGGCCGCCGAGGCGGACGGAGAGCGCCTCACCGACTGGGACATCCTCGGCTTCTGCTTCGTCATGGTGGCGGGCGGCAACGACACCACCGGCAACCTGATCTCGCACGGGGTCGCGCTGCTGGACGGCGACCACGCGCAGCGCGAGCGCCTCGCCGCCGACCCGTCCCTGATCCCGAACGCGCTGATGGAGTTCCTGCGCCTGGAGAGCTCGGTGCAGGCCCTCGCGCGGACGACGACGCGCCCGGTCGTCCTCCACGGGACGGAGATCCCGGAGGGCGAGAAGGTGATGATGCTGTTCGGGTCGGCGAACCGGGACGAGCGCGAGTTCGGCCCGTCCGCGCACGAGCTGGACGTCACCCGGGAGATCCCGCGCCATCTGGGCTTCTCCAGCGGCGTCCACTTCTGCATCGGCTCGCACCTGGCGAAGCTCCAGGCCCGTATCGCCCTGGAAGAGCTCCTCCAGGCCCACCCCCACACAGGCGTGGACCTGGAGAACGCTCAACGGATCGCGTCCCCGTTCACCCGAGGCTGGGTCTCACTCCCGGCCACGGGCATCGGCCCGACCTAG
- a CDS encoding PPA1309 family protein produces the protein MSLLETAVLDLERHSAEKGWDSAPSLYALVRSAELRRAEPGLADQLPADADALVPIEQEGLPEGSSVEDALAGIVWPDTVDGCVLVIERVVLPPDVEDDIPDDAAEAAAFVGNHPAREEVRMVVGVLRDGARHAAVRMRSHDSDDAVLLGPDLVPGLPDALAATFDPDDPGASRRE, from the coding sequence GTGAGTCTCTTGGAAACAGCCGTGCTCGATCTTGAACGTCACTCGGCGGAGAAGGGCTGGGACAGTGCCCCCAGCCTGTACGCGCTCGTCCGCAGCGCCGAACTCCGCCGCGCCGAGCCCGGCCTCGCCGACCAGCTGCCCGCCGACGCCGACGCCCTCGTCCCCATCGAGCAGGAAGGGCTCCCCGAGGGGAGCAGCGTCGAGGACGCCCTCGCGGGCATCGTCTGGCCCGACACCGTCGACGGCTGCGTCCTCGTCATCGAACGGGTCGTCCTGCCCCCGGACGTCGAGGACGACATCCCGGACGACGCCGCCGAGGCCGCCGCCTTCGTCGGGAACCACCCCGCCCGCGAAGAGGTCCGCATGGTCGTCGGCGTCCTGCGCGACGGCGCCCGCCACGCCGCCGTCCGCATGCGCAGCCACGACAGCGACGACGCCGTCCTGCTCGGGCCCGACCTCGTGCCCGGCCTGCCCGACGCGCTCGCCGCCACCTTCGACCCCGACGACCCCGGCGCGTCCCGCCGCGAGTAG
- a CDS encoding molybdenum cofactor biosynthesis protein MoaE produces the protein MTHSVEAGDVIRLAGVRETPLSVDEVYRAVGAPGAGGIALFAGTVRDHDHARAVSGLSYSAHPTVERELRAVMEKVAADHPVLRLAAVHRVGDLRIGDIAVIVAASSAHRAEAFDACRRLIDDLKAGVPIWKHQTFADGDDEWVGAC, from the coding sequence GTGACCCACAGCGTTGAAGCCGGCGACGTCATCCGGCTGGCCGGCGTCCGCGAGACGCCCCTGTCCGTCGACGAGGTCTACCGCGCCGTCGGCGCCCCGGGCGCCGGCGGCATCGCCCTGTTCGCCGGGACCGTCCGCGACCACGACCACGCCCGCGCCGTCAGCGGCCTGTCCTACAGCGCCCACCCCACCGTCGAACGGGAACTGCGCGCCGTCATGGAGAAGGTCGCCGCCGACCACCCCGTCCTCCGCCTCGCCGCCGTCCACCGCGTCGGCGACCTGCGCATCGGCGACATCGCCGTCATCGTCGCCGCCTCCAGCGCGCACCGCGCCGAAGCGTTCGACGCCTGCCGCCGCCTCATCGACGACCTCAAGGCCGGGGTCCCCATCTGGAAGCACCAGACCTTCGCCGACGGCGACGACGAGTGGGTCGGAGCCTGCTGA
- a CDS encoding proline dehydrogenase family protein, whose amino-acid sequence MLASALLAAARSERMRGLVTSMPLTRGVVDRFVAGDELGDAVRAVRELRESGLSVTLDHLGEDTRERSQAEAARDAYLRMFSSFEEEGLAGGADASVKLSALGQALPGELALDNAREICAAAGRIGMTVTLDMEDHTTVDSTLEVLGKLRSDFPWVGVAVQAMLRRSEGDLRDLVGEGSRVRWVKGAYAEPASVAFQGRREVDRAYVRGLRLLMEGDGYPMVASHDPRIIEIAQALGAGRSAESYEFQMLYGIRAGEQRRLAEAHRMRVYVPYGADWYGYFMRRLAERPANLVFFLRSFVSR is encoded by the coding sequence ATGCTCGCTTCCGCCCTCCTCGCTGCCGCGCGCAGCGAGCGGATGCGCGGTCTCGTCACGTCCATGCCCCTCACCAGGGGTGTCGTCGACCGGTTCGTCGCCGGGGATGAGCTCGGCGACGCGGTCCGGGCGGTGCGGGAGCTGCGGGAGTCCGGGCTTTCCGTGACCCTTGACCATCTGGGGGAGGACACCCGGGAGCGTTCGCAGGCCGAGGCCGCCCGGGACGCCTATCTGCGGATGTTCTCCTCCTTTGAGGAAGAGGGCCTCGCGGGAGGTGCTGACGCCTCGGTGAAGCTTTCCGCGCTCGGGCAGGCGCTGCCGGGGGAGCTGGCGCTCGACAACGCGCGGGAGATCTGCGCCGCCGCCGGGCGGATCGGCATGACCGTCACCCTCGACATGGAGGACCACACGACCGTCGACTCCACGCTGGAGGTCCTGGGCAAGCTGCGGAGCGACTTCCCGTGGGTGGGTGTCGCCGTCCAGGCGATGCTGCGACGCAGTGAGGGCGATCTGCGGGATCTGGTGGGGGAGGGCTCGCGGGTCCGGTGGGTCAAGGGCGCTTATGCCGAGCCTGCGTCCGTGGCCTTCCAGGGGCGGCGTGAGGTCGACCGTGCTTACGTGCGGGGGCTGCGGCTGCTGATGGAGGGTGACGGGTACCCGATGGTCGCCAGCCATGATCCGCGGATCATTGAAATTGCGCAGGCGCTCGGGGCGGGGCGGTCGGCTGAGTCTTATGAGTTCCAGATGCTCTACGGCATTCGGGCCGGTGAGCAGCGGCGGCTTGCTGAGGCCCATCGGATGCGCGTCTACGTCCCTTACGGCGCCGATTGGTACGGGTACTTCATGCGGCGGCTCGCCGAAAGGCCCGCCAACCTCGTCTTCTTTCTCCGTTCGTTCGTCTCCCGTTAA
- a CDS encoding DUF3054 domain-containing protein codes for MRNYLAGLADVCSVLVFVAIGRASHEEAASLTGFATTAWPFLVGAGVGWGLTRAWRRADALVPTGVGVWVSAVAVGMVLRAVSGQGTALAFVIVATLFLGAALLGWRLAARVVAGRRTSASAG; via the coding sequence ATGCGCAACTATCTGGCGGGACTCGCGGACGTCTGCTCCGTGCTCGTCTTCGTGGCGATCGGGCGGGCCTCGCATGAGGAGGCCGCGAGCCTGACGGGGTTCGCCACGACCGCCTGGCCGTTCCTCGTCGGGGCCGGGGTCGGCTGGGGCCTGACCCGGGCCTGGCGGCGGGCCGACGCGCTGGTGCCGACCGGAGTCGGCGTGTGGGTGTCCGCCGTCGCCGTCGGCATGGTGCTGCGGGCCGTCTCGGGGCAGGGGACGGCGCTCGCGTTCGTCATCGTGGCGACCCTGTTCCTCGGGGCCGCGCTGCTCGGGTGGCGGCTCGCCGCGCGGGTCGTGGCAGGGCGCCGGACGTCCGCCTCCGCCGGGTGA
- a CDS encoding PDZ domain-containing protein, which translates to MSRRAATLSVASVLVLLLAVIGSFMRVPYVALMPGPTSNTLGTNDKGQPLIRIEGRKTYPDEGHLNFTTVTYRGGPGGRIDLFTALRGWLDRDTAIVPEETIFPKNESPKEVDQENTRAMQDSQQNAEAAALHELGIPLTTRVVVDGVQKGRPADGVLRPGDEITALDGAKVTSVSQITGAMAKHKIGDTVALTYRRGGTEHKATVKTVADPTGKRAVVGIVLSDQYKFPFKIDISIGDIGGPSAGLMFSLAIYDKLTPGPLTQGKFIAGTGTITPEGRVGPIGGIQQKMIAARDAGATVFLTPKDNCADAAAARPDGLRLVRADTLHGTIQAVNALNTGKGDIPACK; encoded by the coding sequence ATGTCTCGTCGTGCCGCCACGCTCTCCGTCGCGAGCGTGCTCGTCCTCCTGCTCGCCGTCATCGGCTCCTTCATGCGCGTCCCCTACGTCGCGCTCATGCCGGGACCCACGAGCAACACGCTCGGCACGAACGACAAGGGCCAGCCCCTCATCCGCATCGAAGGCCGCAAGACCTACCCCGACGAGGGGCACCTCAACTTCACCACCGTCACCTACCGCGGCGGTCCCGGCGGCCGCATCGACCTGTTCACCGCCCTGCGCGGCTGGCTCGACCGCGACACCGCCATCGTCCCCGAAGAGACGATCTTCCCCAAGAACGAGTCGCCGAAAGAGGTCGACCAGGAGAACACCCGGGCGATGCAGGACTCCCAGCAGAACGCCGAAGCCGCCGCCCTCCACGAACTCGGCATCCCCCTCACCACCCGCGTCGTCGTCGACGGCGTCCAGAAGGGCCGCCCCGCCGACGGCGTGCTGCGGCCCGGCGACGAGATCACCGCACTCGACGGCGCCAAGGTCACCAGCGTCTCCCAGATCACCGGCGCCATGGCCAAGCACAAGATCGGCGACACCGTCGCGCTGACCTACCGGCGCGGCGGCACCGAGCACAAGGCCACCGTCAAGACCGTCGCCGACCCCACCGGCAAGCGCGCCGTCGTCGGCATCGTCCTGTCCGACCAGTACAAGTTCCCCTTCAAGATCGACATCAGCATCGGCGACATCGGCGGCCCCTCCGCCGGCCTCATGTTCTCCCTCGCCATCTACGACAAGCTCACCCCCGGCCCCCTCACCCAGGGCAAGTTCATCGCCGGCACCGGCACCATCACCCCCGAAGGCCGGGTCGGCCCCATCGGCGGCATCCAGCAGAAGATGATCGCCGCCCGCGACGCCGGCGCCACCGTCTTCCTCACCCCCAAGGACAACTGCGCCGACGCAGCCGCCGCCCGCCCCGACGGCCTCCGCCTCGTCCGCGCCGACACCCTCCACGGCACCATCCAGGCCGTCAACGCCCTCAACACCGGCAAGGGCGACATCCCCGCCTGCAAATGA
- a CDS encoding TetR/AcrR family transcriptional regulator, with protein MPKDASATRDALLHAGAHLFAAHGIDAARTRDIVTLAGQGNDSAVTYHFGSRAGLLDAVLRAGITRMEPARAAALPGLRPGDLPAITAAIVEPTADELRTEHGRDFLRITAQLAGRAGIRDRHLPPLLRGTALQGQLELLQDACRAVHVEAIALERVSHFIAFLTAALADRAARLPDPAPPALAHDVYTADLTAMLTAALRTPAPAPTRLPKHPPPNTVKTSPRGGAVR; from the coding sequence GTGCCGAAAGACGCAAGCGCCACCCGCGACGCCCTCCTGCACGCCGGCGCCCACCTCTTCGCCGCCCACGGCATCGACGCCGCCCGCACCCGCGACATCGTCACCCTCGCCGGACAGGGCAACGACTCCGCCGTCACCTACCACTTCGGCTCCCGCGCCGGCCTCCTCGACGCCGTCCTCCGCGCCGGCATCACCCGCATGGAACCCGCCCGCGCCGCCGCCCTCCCCGGCCTGCGCCCCGGCGACCTCCCCGCCATCACCGCCGCCATCGTCGAGCCCACCGCCGACGAACTCCGCACCGAACACGGCCGCGACTTCCTCCGCATCACCGCCCAACTCGCCGGACGCGCCGGAATCCGCGACCGGCACCTCCCGCCTCTTCTGCGCGGCACCGCCCTTCAGGGGCAGCTTGAACTACTTCAAGACGCCTGCCGTGCCGTTCATGTCGAAGCCATCGCGCTTGAGCGTGTCTCGCACTTCATAGCCTTCCTCACCGCCGCCCTCGCCGACCGCGCCGCCCGCCTCCCCGACCCCGCACCCCCCGCGCTCGCCCACGACGTCTACACCGCCGACCTCACCGCCATGCTCACCGCCGCCCTCCGCACACCCGCACCCGCCCCCACCCGTTTGCCTAAGCACCCCCCACCCAATACAGTTAAGACATCACCGCGGGGTGGAGCAGTTCGGTAG
- a CDS encoding CdaR family transcriptional regulator, translating to MPPDLQEIAELAADLLRAPATLEDRDFHLVAYAAHGDTIDPVRLDSILHRRSSEDVRARFERHGIARATGPVRIPADASLGQLARLCLPVRWHNVTYGYLWLLDDQERITSAQAAKAMPLCERAALLMARQARERDDLGWKVADLLSTHPDTRIQAADDLTEAASPEPPFAVAVLRTPSPEPLNPWQLPHSVLMTVWQRDHILVIPNSTPTPPTVDRARRLLEERNAPVQAGVYAPCATLEDVHEGWLRARVAARTAAPGETRDWTTLGVLRLLRTAGDEALTQTTQTPGTDHLLQHPELTQTARIYLDLAGNVQQTAKTLNIHRQTLYHRLRRIEELTALTLTNGQDRLTLHLALTLAPHLTPPT from the coding sequence ATGCCTCCAGACCTCCAGGAAATCGCGGAACTAGCAGCCGACCTCCTGCGAGCTCCCGCCACGCTCGAAGACCGCGACTTCCACCTGGTCGCCTACGCGGCCCACGGCGACACCATCGACCCCGTCCGGCTGGACTCGATCCTGCACCGCCGCTCGTCCGAGGACGTCCGGGCCCGCTTCGAGCGGCACGGCATCGCCCGCGCGACGGGCCCGGTCCGCATCCCGGCGGACGCGTCCCTCGGCCAGCTCGCCCGGCTCTGCCTGCCCGTCCGCTGGCACAACGTGACCTACGGCTACCTGTGGCTCCTGGACGACCAGGAGCGCATCACGAGCGCCCAGGCCGCCAAGGCGATGCCCCTCTGCGAACGGGCCGCCCTCCTCATGGCCCGCCAGGCCCGCGAGCGCGACGACCTCGGCTGGAAGGTCGCCGACCTGCTCTCCACCCACCCGGACACCCGCATCCAGGCGGCGGACGACCTGACCGAGGCCGCCTCCCCGGAACCGCCCTTCGCCGTGGCGGTGCTGCGCACCCCGAGCCCGGAACCACTCAACCCGTGGCAACTCCCCCACTCCGTCCTGATGACGGTGTGGCAGCGCGACCACATCCTCGTCATCCCGAACTCGACCCCGACACCGCCGACGGTCGACCGGGCCCGCCGCCTCCTGGAGGAACGCAACGCCCCCGTCCAGGCCGGCGTCTACGCCCCTTGCGCCACTCTTGAGGACGTCCACGAGGGCTGGCTCCGCGCCCGCGTGGCAGCACGCACCGCCGCCCCCGGCGAGACCCGCGACTGGACGACCCTTGGCGTCCTACGCCTCCTCCGCACCGCAGGCGACGAGGCCCTGACCCAAACCACCCAAACCCCAGGCACCGACCACCTACTGCAACACCCAGAGCTAACGCAAACAGCCCGCATCTACCTGGACCTGGCGGGCAACGTCCAGCAAACAGCGAAGACCCTCAACATCCACCGCCAGACCCTCTACCACCGCCTGCGCCGCATAGAAGAGCTGACGGCCCTGACCCTCACCAACGGCCAGGACCGCCTAACCCTCCACCTGGCCCTAACGCTCGCGCCCCACCTGACTCCCCCGACCTGA